The Kwoniella newhampshirensis strain CBS 13917 chromosome 2, whole genome shotgun sequence DNA segment CGTCTGCAGCTAACAGCTCATCCGCATCGcctccagctccttcaTCCGTCGCAACGACCACATCGTACACGCCCCGATTGAACTCCTCCACAACGTGAAATCGACTGGCCAAGGGTAATTCGCTGTTGACGACGCAACATTTGACACCGAACTGTTCGAGGAAAAGCTTGACTCGATAGCCTCGCTCCACATCGTTGACAAAGATGATGGATTTGCCTCGGATAAGCTTGAGTTTGAGAAGTACGTAGATCAGGAGGAATTTGTCTCTTTCGGACGTGAGGGTGAAGTGCTgagtgagaagggaagaggaagcagcCGGTTCGGACAGAGTGAGGATGGCCTATGAGTTGACATTAAGCTTGAATGAGCTGCTTGTTCCCAGAAACGAAGCTGATCTTTCACCTACAGGATTTCTGAGAACGAGACCCTTGACACCTTCAATGTCTTCACTGAGCGTTGCACTCATGAGACAGCCTTGGACACCTAACTTCGGTACCCAACCAGAAGTCGGGTCCATAATCCTCGTGAGATCATCTTTGAATCCGTATGACAGCAGTAGATCCGCCTCGTCAATAGCTAGGAAGCACAGCTGAGCGAGGACGACAGATTTCGCTTGGAGAAGCGACAGCAGTTTAGTAGGggtcgagatgacgatATCTGGATTATCGTTGAGAAGGACTCTAAGAGAGAAGCGCCAAGTCAGCTTCTGTCCATTGgtcgtcgaggtggaaagaCTGGCTAACCTTTGTATATTGGCACCACTTGCAGCAACGTTCACGTGTTGGATCGATCCCTCGCAGTATTTAGCCACGTTTTTGACAAAGGTCGCAACTTGCATAGCGAGTTCTTTGGTtgggacgaggatgactACTCGGGTAGACTGGTATTCAGGTGAAGCTGGTGAGATAGTCTACAAAGTGGACAGAGTCGGATCAGCAGGATACTCTGCCTATGACGGGTCCAAGAAACAGCATACCTGCTTCGCCTCGAGGATCTTCTGAATTGCGGGAACGACATAGGCCGCAGTTTTACCACTTCCTGTTCGAGCTCTCGCCAAGACGTCTTTGCCCTCGAGCAGTAAAGGAATTGCTTTAGCTTGAACGAGAGTCGGATGTGCGAATTTGAGGTCCGCAAGTGCTGACAGGACTCGGGGATCTATctgggtggagaagggaggttgggagaaggagagctCGGAGCTGAACATGGTAGGGTTAGCTTGACCGTCGAGACAATGAACCGTGAATCGGAGGAGAGAACAGCTCACTCCAGCAGAGCATCGGTTGGTTGGCCCGACCTGGACGACATTGTGGTATGCACGAACGAAGGAAAGGTCCCTGCTCCGACTGGTTTGAGAATAATGCAGTAGTGATGTGAGAATAGGAGATGTAACGGAACTGATAAACGTACTGATCGATATCTTTACAATTTCATTCAACAGAATGGCAAGTACGCCTGAAATTCATATCTAGTCACGTGACTGACCGGGGACGTCTGCTTTTGGATTACGTAACATGTGTCCCTGACGCGCTGCATTTCTATATGCGGTCGACTTTTGAATCGGTCAGAAGATGGCGAATAAATCTCTCTCAAACTACTTgccatctcatcactccGTTCACtgccatctcatctccctcggTGAATCGCCATGCAACATCCATCCAAACGCGCCCTGCATGGAGCTCTACGCAGCCGCAGCACAGGTCATGCTGAAAATTCTCTGCTCGCGGGAACATTGACTTGCCACAAGCAGTAAATGCTTGGGACGAAATGACATGACCCTACTGACATGACTTTCGGggctcacctcgtcaaaGGCTTGATCCGAGAGGGACGTCGGTGGGTCTATCCGACGATACGAACATGAGGAAGCTTTCGGATCTTTTTCTTGGTACCGCGCGATCTGGATCTACAACATTGGACAATTGtgtcctttctctctcattcatctctctcttcctctctcctcatctcgttcGATTTACATTCTCCTATAATCACTTCTGACCTCACGCTCTGGCAGCGTACCTTTTGACTCGTCTTCACCTCACCGCCGGTCGGCACCTCCACGGTCTTTTCCTCGTCGCCAAGCAAGTCCCCCTGACACCTTTTAAAAAACAAGTCTCACAACCGCTACTCCAATATGAAACTGCTTgcccttctctcccttctccctcttctcagTACCGCTACTCCGGCTCCCAAAGCAGAGGCCTATAATCCGTTCTTTCCTCCCGGTCACTCTCTGGATGACTCTCGAGCGGACACGATAGCTAGAGCTCATGCTCAATCCGAAACTTTCAAGCATGTTCATCGGACGGCGTTGCCCAGATGGTTCACCTCCAATGGGAATAGTGtgaggacgaaggggaCGGAGAAAAGGATGGTCATTAGGAAAATCAGGAAAAGGAAGGCAGGGACCACCTGTGCTGTCACTACCCCGGCTGTGCCGAGTAGTACAGCGATCAGTGCGTCTCCATCCGTGGCTGTGTCTTCATCGACAAGCTCCGCTTCTGCCTCCGTGACAAGCTCGATATCTGCCTCCGGGTCGATTACCGGCTCCGCGTCTGCTTCCGCCAGGTCGTCAAGCGTTTATGCCTCAGCCAGCTCGGCCTCCATCGGCTCGTCATTTTCTGCCAGCCCGGTCAAgtccacctcgacttcGACCTCAACTTCGGCTTCGATTGCAaaatcctcatcctcctcgtcaatTCCCATCTCCGGGTCAACCAAGCCGGCTGCGACGAGTCTCCCTGCATCCTCGAagtcttcttccgcttccgctACGGTTTCTGGCGCCAAGTCAGCTGCGACATCCTTTTCTAACTCCGCCAAGGCgaccttctcttcatcttcagctgCCGGgccctcttcttctggaaGGGGTACCAATTCCTCGGCGGCATCCTCTGCGTCTGCCAGAAGCTCTGCCAGAAGCACTGCTTTGATCAGTGCCAGTGCCAGGGCCAGTGCTAGCGCCAGCGCCAGCGCCAAGGTATCTCCAACCGTCTCCGCATCTGCTCATGGCAGAactgcttcctcctccgccaaaTTCACCTCCATGGCCGCCACCTCCTTGGCGTCTGCCAATTCTaccccttcttccagcGGTAAATCTGCTGCCAGCTCTATGTCTCAATCGGCCAAGTCGTCGGCGACCTCGGCAGCTTTTGTGAGCCCTAGTGTGTCCAAGTCGACCACTGTGAGCTTCGCTAGCTCTATTCAACCGAAGTCGTCCTCGACTAGCAGAGCTACATCGAGTGCTGTTCCCTCCGTTTCCAaagctgcttcttctccttcgaaAGCAGCTTCGACTTCCCGCGCGGCTTCTGCATCGGTCACTTCTTCTATTTCAAAAGCAGCATCATCCGCGCGGGCCGCGTCGACGAGCAAGTCTGCTTCGACCGCCAGgacctcttccgcctctcAGGCTGTGTCGACGAGCAAaacatcctcgtcgtccgcATCAGTTAGACCATTTTCAACTCCTGCCTCTGCTACCAAAGCACTGTCTAGCTCGGCGGCTGCCTTTACGAGCAGATCTACTTCGTCGACCGCCAAAACCActtcgaccaccaccaaagCTTCTTCCATTGCTCTGTTGACTTCGACGTCCAAGTCCGCGAGCATTacgaccaccacctccaaaGGCGCCACTTCGAGCTCCGTCTCATCTACCACCTCGCTCAGACCTTCCACCAGCAGCACCACGACCACGTCATCAGCAGCTGTGGTGACCACACCTACGATCAAGAACATATCCGTCGAtcgagatggtgatggacCGTTCCACGGATGGGGCACTTACTTTGACACGGGTCTGGGTGCCTGTGGATGGT contains these protein-coding regions:
- a CDS encoding ATP-dependent RNA helicase DBP9, coding for MSSRSGQPTDALLDSELSFSQPPFSTQIDPRVLSALADLKFAHPTLVQAKAIPLLLEGKDVLARARTGSGKTAAYVVPAIQKILEAKQTISPASPEYQSTRVVILVPTKELAMQVATFVKNVAKYCEGSIQHVNVAASGANIQRVLLNDNPDIVISTPTKLLSLLQAKSVVLAQLCFLAIDEADLLLSYGFKDDLTRIMDPTSGWVPKLGVQGCLMSATLSEDIEGVKGLVLRNPAILTLSEPAASSSLLTQHFTLTSERDKFLLIYVLLKLKLIRGKSIIFVNDVERGYRVKLFLEQFGVKCCVVNSELPLASRFHVVEEFNRGVYDVVVATDEGAGGDADELLAADGAEDEQADGEDEEGVEEKEEESDKAEERTATKNAEAGPSKRRATSPAPSKPVKRRRGDPASSMARGIDFTAASSVINFDLPTTSTSYLHRVGRTARAGHSGLALSFVVPKAKWGKDRVVSIRSAEKDEIVWEKIKDRVKKDSGSDIKEWDWGGRKGEIEGFRYRMEDALKAITGKRVAEARREEVRRELLNSEKLKSHFAANPLDLSYLRHDAPLHPARQQTHLKHVPGYLMPKIAALPTGGGDVMDGARIGFSKRGRGGRGGFRGRGGRGGRGGKKVDPLKFK